In a genomic window of Gossypium arboreum isolate Shixiya-1 chromosome 7, ASM2569848v2, whole genome shotgun sequence:
- the LOC108465828 gene encoding COP9 signalosome complex subunit 2-like produces the protein MASDADMEDYGFEYSDEEPEEQDVDIENQYYNSKGLVETDPEGALVGFSEVVSMEPEKAEWGFKALKQTVKLYYRLGKYKEMMDSYREMLTYIKSAVTRNYSEKCINNIMDFVSGSASQNFDLLQEFYQTTLKALEEAKNERLWFKTNLKLCKIWFDMGEYGRMSKILKELHKSCQREDGTDDQKKGSQLLEVYAIEIQMYTETKNNKKLKQLYQKALAIKSAIPHPRIMGIIRECGGKMHMAERQWAEAATDFFEAFKNYDEAGNQRRIQCLKYLVLANMLMESEVNPFDGQEAKPYKNDPEILAMTNLIAAYQRNEIIEFEKILKSNRRTIMDDPFIRNYIEDLLKNVRTQVLLKLIKPYTRIRIPFISKELNVPEKDVEQLLVSLILDNRIEGHIDQVNRLLERGDRSKGMKKYTAIDKWNTQLRSLYQAVSNRVS, from the exons ATGGCTTCAG ATGCGGATATGGAAGATTATGGATTTGAGTACTCTGATGAGGAGCCCGAGGAGCAAGACGTTGATATTGAGAATCAATATTACAATTCCAAag GTTTGGTAGAAACAGACCCTGAAGGAGCACTTGTTGGTTTTTCTGAAGTAGTTAGCATGGAGCCTGAAAAGGCTGAGTG GGGATTCAAAGCTTTGAAGCAAACTGTAAAGCTCTATTACCGTTTAGGGAAGTATAAAGAAATGATGGACTCATACAGGGAGATGCTAACGTACATCAAATCAGCAGTGACACGAAATTACAGTGAAAAATGTATAAACAATATTATGGATTTTGTTTCTGGATCAGCTAGTCAAAATTTTGATCTCCTGCAAGAATTCTATCAGACCACTCTTAAGGCCCTTGAAGAGGCAAAGAATGAG AGACTTTGGTTTAAGACAAATCTAAAGCTTTGCAAGATCTGGTTTGATATGGGCGAGTATGGGCGAATGAGCAAG ATTTTGAAGGAACTTCACAAATCGTGTCAAAGGGAAGATGGTACAGATGATCAGAAAAAGGGAAGTCAGCTTCTGGAGGTATATGCAATTGAAATTCAAATGTATACGGAGACAAAGAACAACAAAAAGCTCAAG CAATTATACCAGAAAGCACTTGCTATCAAGTCTGCTATACCACATCCACGGATCATGGGAATAATTCGTGAATGTGGTGGCAAGATGCATATGGCTGAGCGTCAATGGGCTGAGGCAGCCACAGATTTCTTTGAGGCTTTCAAGAACTATGATGAAGCTGGGAATCAGAGACGCATTCAATGTCTTAA ATACCTTGTTCTGGCTAATATGCTTATGGAATCCGAAGTTAATCCTTTTGATGGCCAGGAAGCAAAGCC GTACAAAAATGACCCTGAGATTTTGGCAATGACAAATCTTATAGCGGCCTATCAACGAAATGAAATAATAGAGTTTGAAAAAATCCTCAAG AGTAACCGAAGGACAATCATGGATGATCCATTCATCCGAAATTATATCGAAGATCTATTGAAGAATGTCAGAACTCAAGTGCTACTTAAGCTAATAAAACCATATACAAGAATCCGGATCCCTTTCATATCAAAG GAGCTCAATGTGCCAGAAAAAGATGTTGAACAGTTGCTAGTTTCATTGATCTTGGATAATCGTATTGAGGGGCATATTGATCAAGTGAACCGGCTGTTGGAGCGGGGTGACAG ATCAAAGGGCATGAAGAAGTACACTGCTATAGATAAATGGAACACGCAGCTTAGATCCCTGTATCAAGCCGTCAGCAACAGGGTTTCCTGA